Proteins encoded together in one Pogoniulus pusillus isolate bPogPus1 chromosome 18, bPogPus1.pri, whole genome shotgun sequence window:
- the LOC135183612 gene encoding uncharacterized protein LOC135183612 isoform X8 codes for MSGSTARKVQPFTISTKLSLPKCAADFSGDACPGIAFASALDSQRGLRRSLNERISLYLAQTRANPAAPEGQPRSPSDDEGTDEEQLTRNSLARSIKKITLSNWHGDAGAGDAGGPGDLARTGDQRNHNNNNSRPGKAQFKVFLRKDVDVENKHQEAGSPRAGSFCSAVERGSPSYMLAGPLAPSPRKESPKSKEPTAAPRSSRRSGAGAAPFLDPSPLVAQFNREMMQAEGWVRGKLWDLKDGCSLQDWEEVGQTLQRDMKDFENTLIKLNQMGEQLMWQASPSAEAVQRQLLALRDQWQLLKQTAANQSKALGGLRSLQDFNKKAEQLEAWIRHQEKKPSLAALLQESLDKIQLTRRILDLKQEEQQFQSLHKELNSLAQKLEKQGKSEGRSIAARRKHLNKTWLRLQGTLKEHHEALQLALEVTAFLQQADTLLRAINAKQRSVCDVEKPGEGEPCQDRDVRDIASQVMMLDVTVSQLLSLQPSLAAQVTSKHRDVKESWVQLQQVLRSEKVPPLVSSSPAGKAAVLSAEPGGDNSGCGAVGKESKDKRTRDLRNTVLKNVPEKMVEHRTEEKSNLGSTASGQPPRSDHSRRQKRETETERRMQQTEAQVQDVCQAVNTQTVFLHKESMGPRVPPCPLTDGESLEAVRSQRDPSSSARAVLLERPMPGQGPGNPQVEAMLQELGELWEDLQRKHQENGAVLQEIDKALRLVGELDKAERWLQAVAESLSEPATMRSPVELRRDLEETDQLEKQLLLCGLRLRALREEVVGEPPAEPEGARKMQRKVEMVEDKLAHVQTALQRRAADLRDSLVLSEFLQDLQEEEARSQQGPAACFYWLQPRSGRRSFQGSFPPLSAEAGQLPSSKDISHPLGELQEAVEMLNDAAKERERVMEVAAEAENLEHLVAKVSPLLEALRCRAETLIHDTAQAERGFTAVKSEKDLQELQGLLNQQQEMERMVSETLQGQLKELERGDAHLQELCPAQLCPISQEVQDTLRAWAELQELLQETQARVQQASQLRHFFKDYLAMISWTEDTRAQIFSESPSSHGLTETPHEELERRIEGKLKEFEMLAASGQQLVSEEHYLSATIKERLEELQNMLGWVLVRWRAQRYQRDPGSKQDDRRNTESPLGASLSRQEQHTPRAQPQLESVHSPVEFTACSLLKPMQRPESQLPVRTAIFPPASPLSDSPAGVKHSWREPRSSTPHSVEPPKEGIIWHPAETSRLLLAPRSPSGLEGTVNFILSIGKKGEKKKVQPVASSGWPGEDTLQTAEAETGKSCGAKRPPAVVRQAPASSSGTPAASHTLPKPGAGSLFNSLQRRERARAEQAQLLTLQGIMGASSAQPTLEEHRGPSNTWPQKCGRRREGPAAAAPLPGELLLYIRNPLVRDIDAECGAAPQGPHVPGPKTTCPHLSLGSVLSLELPRDIVVLGCHQEATAQWQEVEGQEWKQGREVKPWEPTGEHGARWQEEVDVDGHSSPQPDERLGKSSKSGQGTWFEEVSFNPSYSQQRAHCTEEEHPRCASGNLLDFRPRQLSCVSVPHEQEGHKLFAHLGRDGRARHHEATQIELGPSPAGIPGRAEAILGTACTQQSNGSSQPGGSSVSPDTPTQVSVFEWALESPEPPSPESSTQSVCHPAHRQFEEEEEELQAIWDGAVEQQIPRPPAGSPSATTSRPLILSSANNMLVAQFSLPSTTQLLRSPLGDKSPRVGHGGSGSPSRQVVSPCVEELVSTVPLDGPGSSDQRRHGEEEREHNKVPPGKAEFQMMEGSLERKHVLQAGGRKASCRAWGLFHAVLMRQTLCFYQDRRDSLKSSVVALPLNLSGAVCTPDAEYTKKTNCFRLQLRDGSEYLLRAPSQTLMNEWVFKLQQNSGFPEVDYFQAAAAQCVEGAGGAGGFSKVPSPRSSHLQGQHQVTTTKSQEVVVLPRSNTHLQRSLGSQDGTEDGAVAAAEDAHGAGHRKQQWSPRGSPGLWDSSCPEDDYGLVANKRRSYSFTSATYRKITPVAVPKEPVEAGSSYSVTLYIGEQTPVMPRARCHSFVAQPGSPRDVPGEKTPAPPRPKNKSVFKKFFGKKE; via the exons ATGTCGGGCAGCACGGCGAGGAAAGTGCAGCCCTTCACCATCAGCACCAAGCTCTCGCTGCCCAAGTGTGCCGCTGACTTCTCCGGAGACGCCTGCCCTGGCATCGCCTTCGCCTCTGCTCTGGACAGCCAACGCGGCCTCCGCCGCAGCCTCAACGAGCGTATCTCCCTCTACCTGGCTCAAACCCGCGCCAACCCTGCCGCTCCCGAGGGCCAGCCCCGCAGCCCCAGCGACGATGAAGGGACCGACGAGGAGCAGCTGACCCGCAACTCTCTCGCCCGTTCCATTAAGAAGATCACGCTGTCCAACTGGCATGGGGATGCTGGCGCGGGGGACGCGGGGGGACCTGGGGACCTTGCCCGAACCGGCGATCAGAGGAACCACAACAACAATAACAGCAGGCCAGGGAAAGCTCAGTTCAAG GTCTTCCTCAgaaaggatgtggatgtggagAACAAGCATCAGGAGGCTGGGAGCCCCCGGGCTGGTAGTTTCTGCTCTGCGGTGGAGAGAGGTTCCCCCTCCTACATG ctggcAGGACCCCTGGCTCCATCACCTCGGAAAGAGAGCCCCAAAAGCAAGGAGCCCACCGCAGCACCAAGAAGCAGTAGGCGAAGCGGCGCGGGAGCAGCCCCTTTCCTCGACCCAAGCCCTCTGGTAGCCCAGTTCAACCGGGAGATGATGCAG gcagagggctgggtgcgaggCAAGCTGTGGGACCTGAAGGacggctgcagcctgcaggactgGGAGGAGGTGGGTCAGACCCTGCAGCGGGACATGAAGGACTTCGAGAACACGCTGATAAAGCTCAACCAG ATGGGTGAGCAGCTGATGTGGCAGGCAAGCCCCAGTGCCGAGGcggtgcagaggcagctgctggcgtTGCGGGACCAGTGGCAGCTCCTGAAGCAGACAGCTGCCAACCAGAGCAAAGCTCTAGGGGGTCTGCGGAGCCTGCAGGACTTCAACAAGAAGGCTGAACAGCTGGAGGCATGGATCAGACACCAG GAGAAGAAGCCCTCTCTAGCAGCCCTTCTGCAGGAGAGCCTGGACAAGATCCAGCTTACTCGCCGCATCCTTGACTTGAAGCAG gaggagcagcagttcCAGAGTCTGCACAAGGAGCTGAACAGCTTGGCCCAGAAGCTGGAGAAGCAAGGCAAAAGCGAGGGCCGAAGCATTGCAGCCCGGCGCAAGCACCTCAACAAAAC GTGGTTGCGGCTGCAGGGCACCCTAAAGGAGCACcatgaggctctgcagctggccctggaggtgACTGCTTTTCTCCAGCAAGCAGATACCCTACTCAGGGCCATCAATGCCAAG CAGAGGAGTGTCTGTGATGTAGAGAAGCCAGGAGAGGGTGAGCCGTGCCAGGATCGGGATGTCAGAGACATAGCCAGCCAGGTGATG ATGCTGGATGTGACTGtgtcccagctcctcagcctgcagcccagcctggcagcccaAGTCACTTCCAAGCACAGAGATGTTAAGGAGAGTTgggtgcagctccagcaggtgcTGAG GTCAGAGAAGGTCCCACCACTGGTGAGCAGTTCTCCAGCAGGCAAAGCTGCGGTTCTGAGTGCGGAGCCAGGAGGAGACAATAGTGGTTGTGGGGCTGTGGGGAAGGAATCAAAAGATAAACGGACAAGAGACCTCAGGAACACA GTCTTGAAGAATGTGCCAGAGAAGATGGTGGAGCACAGGACAGAGGAGAAGAGCAACCTTGGCTCCACAGCATCAGGGCAGCCCCCTCGTAGTGACCACAGCAGAAG gcaaaagagagaaacagaaactgaaaggaggatgcagcagacagaggcccaggtgcaggacgtCTGTCAGGCAGTGAACACA cagactGTGTTCCTGCACAAGGAGAGCATGGGTCCCAGAGTACCTCCGTGCCCACTGACGGACGGGGAGAGCCTGGAGGCGGTACGTTCACAGCGGGATCCCAGCtccagtgccagggctgtgctcttg GAGCGACCAATGCCAGGACAGGGCCCAGGGAACCCACAGGTGGAGGccatgctgcaggagctgggggagctgtgGGAAGACCTGCAGAGGAAGCACCAGGAGAATGGTGCCGTGCTGCAGGAAATTGATAAG GCACTGAGGCTGGTGGGGGAGCTGGATAAAGCTGAGCGGTGGCTGCAAGCCGTGGCTGAGTCGCTGTCAGAGCCAGCCACCATGAGGAGCCCAGTGGAGCTGCGTAGAGACCTGGAAGAGACAGAccagctggagaagcagctctTGCTGTGCGGCCTCAGACTCCGGGCACTGCgggaggaggtggtgggtgAGCCACCCGCTGAGCCAGAGGGAGCAAGGAAGATGCAGAGGAAGGTGGAGATGGTGGAGGATAA GTTGGCACACGTGCAGACAGCCCTGCAGCGCCGAGCAGCAGACCTGCGTGACTCCCTGGTGCTGTCTGAGTTCCTGCAGGACCTGCAAGAGGAGGAAGCACGGAGCCAGCAGGGACCTGCAGCG TGTTTCTATTGGCTTCAGCCAAGGAGTGGCCGTCGCAGCTTCCAGGGGTCTTTTCCCCCACTTTCAGCCGAGGCTGGACAGCTGCCAAGCAGCAAGGACATAAGCCACCCCTTGGGAGAactgcaggaggctgtggagatgctaaACGATGCAGCAAAGGAACGAGAGCGAGTCAtggaggtggcagcagaggcagaaaacCTGGAGCACCTG GTAGCAAAGGTGTCCCCACTCCTGGAGGCTCTTCGCTGCAGAGCTGAGACACTGATTCATGACACTGCCCAAGCAGAGAGAGGCTTCACTGCAGTGAAGAGTGAAAAGGacctccaggagctgcagggcttgctgaatcagcagcaggagatggag CGTATGGTGTCAGAAACCCTGCAggggcagctgaaggaactggagagGGGAGATGCCCACTTGCAAGAGCTCTGCCCCGCTCAGCTGTGCCCTATCAGCCAGGAGGTGCAGGACACACTGCgggcctgggcagagctgcaggagctgctgcaggagacccAGGCCCGAGTGCAGCAGGCCAGCCAGCTACGGCACTTCTTCAAGGATTACTTAGCCATGAT CTCCTGGACGGAGGATACACGGGCTCAGATCTTCTCCGAAAGCCCAAGCAGTCACGGCCTCACAGAGACTCCACatgaagagctggagaggaggattGAAGGGAAACTCAAGGAGTTTGAGATGTTGGCAGCATCGGGACAGCAGCTGGTGTCTGAGGAGCACTACCTGAGTGCAACA atAAAGGAGCGCTtggaagagctgcagaacatgttgggctgggtgctggtgcgTTGGCGAGCACAGAGGTACCAGCGTGACCCAGGAAGCAAGCAGGATGACAGAAGGAACACAGAGAGCCCCTTGGGTGCATCCCTCAGCAGGCAA GAGCAGCATACCCCACGTGCTCAGCCgcagctggagagtgtccaCAGTCCAGTGGAGttcacagcctgctccctcCTCAAGCCCATGCAAAGACCAGagtcacagctgccagtgagaaCGGCTATTTTCCCACCAGCGTCACCCCTCTCAGACAGCCCAGCGGGGGTGAAGCATAGCTGGAGGGAGCCCAGGAGCTCAACACCTCACAGTGTGGAACCACCCAAGGAGGGTATCATCTGGcatcctgctgagacctccaggctgctgctggccccacGGAGCCCcagtgggctggaagggacagtcAACTTCATCCTTAGCATTGgcaagaagggggagaagaaaaaggtgCAGCCAGTGGCCAGCAGTGGGTGGCCAGGAGAGGATACACTGCAGACG gcagaggcagagactgggaaaagctGCGGTGCAAAGCGGCCTCCTGCTGTTGTCCGCCAAGCCCCAGCATCCAGCAGCGGGACACCAGCTGCCTCCCACACACTGCCCAAGCCTGGCGCCGGCTCCCTCTTCAACAGCCTTCAGCGGCGGGAGCGAGCGAGGGCTGAGCAGGCCCAGCTGCTGACGCTGCAGGGCATCATGGGCGCCAGCTCCGCGCAGCCCACGCTGGAGGAGCACCGCGGTCCCAGCAACACGTGGCCGCAGAAGTGCGGCCGGAGGAGAGAGGggccggctgctgctgctcctctgcctggggagctgctgctctacATCAGGAACCCGCTGGTGCGGGACATCGATGCTGAGTGTGGGGCAGCCCCCCAGGGTCCCCATGTCCCTGGCCCAAAAACTACCTGTCCCCACCTTTCTCTGGGctctgtgctcagcctggagctgccccGGGACATAGTGGTCCTGGGGTGTCACCAAGAGGCCACGGCCCAGtggcaggaggtggaggggcaggagtggaagcagggcagggaagtgaAGCCATGGGAGCCCACAGGTGAGCATGGAGCCAGATGGCAGGAGGAGGTAGATGTGGATGggcacagctccccacagcctgATGAGAGGCTGGGAAAGTCCTCCAAGAGCGGgcaagggacatggtttgaggAGGTGAGTTTCAACCCCAGCTACAGCCAGCAAAGGGCACACTGCACTGAGGAGGAGCACCCCAGATGTGCCAGTGGAAACCTCCTGGACTTCAGGCCAAGACAGCTGTCCTGTGTCAGTGTGCCACACGAGCAGGAAGGGCATAAGCTGTTTGCCCATCTGGGCCGGGATGGCAGGGCCAGGCATCATGAAGCCACTCAGATAGAGCTTGGTCCATCCCCTGCTGGCATcccaggcagggcagaagcCATTCTCGGCActgcctgcacacagcagtcaaatggcagcagccagcctggaggGTCCTCAGTGTCCCCTGACACTCCCACTCAGGTCTCTGTTTTTGAGTGGGCACTGGAGTCCCCAGAGCCTCCCAGCCCTGAGTCAAGCACCCAGAGTGTTTGCCATCCTGCCCACCGgcagtttgaggaagaggaggaggagctgcaggccaTCTGGGATGGAGCAGTGGAGCAACAGATACCCAGGCCgccagcaggcagccccagTGCCACCACCAGCAGGCCCCTCATTCTCTCCTCAGCCAACAACATGCTAGTAGCCCAGTTCAGTCTTCCCAGCACCACCCAGCTCCTCCGCAGCCCACTGGGAGACAAGAGCCCTCGTGTGGGGCACGGTGGTAgtggcagccccagcaggcaaGTCGTGTCCCCATGCGTGGAGGAGCTGGTGTCCACAGTCCCCTTGGATGGCCCTGGCTCCTCGGATCAACGGAGGCatggggaagaggaaagagagCACAACAAG GTCCCTCCTGGTAAAGCAGAGTTTCAGATGATGGAGGGGTCACTGGAAAGGAAGCACGTcttgcaggcaggagggaggaag GCCAGCTGCAGGGCCTGGGGCCTCTTTCATGCTGTGCTGATGCGACAGACACTGTGCTTCTACCAGGACcgcagggacagcctcaag AGCTCCGTGGTGGCCCTTCCCCTGAACCTCTCTGGGGCGGTCTGCACCCCAGATGCTGAATACACCAAGAAGACCAACTGCTTCAGGCTTCA GCTGCGAGATGGCTCTGAGTACCTCTTGAGAGCTCCTTCCCAGACCCTCATGAATGAATGGGTCTTCAAGCTGCAGCAAAACTCAG GATTCCCAGAAGTGGATTacttccaggcagcagcagcacagtgtgtTGAGGGcgctggtggtgctggagg tttcAGCAAGGTCCCTAGCCCCAGGAGCTCCCACCTCCAAGGACAACATCAGGTCACAACCACCAAGAGCCAAGAGGTCGTAGTGCTACCTCGCTCAAACACCCACCTGCAGcggtctctgggcagccaggatGGCACAGAAgatggggctgtggcagcagcag AGGATGCTcatggggctgggcacaggaaGCAGCAGTGGTCACCCAGGGGTTCTCCTGGGCTGTGGGACAGCAGCTGCCCGGAAGATGACTATgggctggtggctaacaagagGAGGTCCTACTCCTTCACCTCAG CCACCTACCGGAAGATTACCCCAGTGGCTGTGCCCAAGGAGCCAGTGGAGGCCGGGAGCAGCTACTCAGTCACACTGTATATTGGGGAGCAAACACCAGTCATGCCCCGGGCACGCTGCCACTCCTTCGTGGCCCAGCCAGGGAGCCCAcgagatgtgccaggggagaagACCCCTGCACCTCCTCGCCCCAAGAACAAATCTGTCTTCAAGAAGTTCTTTGGGAAAAAGGAGTGA